The Zingiber officinale cultivar Zhangliang chromosome 9A, Zo_v1.1, whole genome shotgun sequence genome window below encodes:
- the LOC122019620 gene encoding probable WRKY transcription factor 2 encodes MTDFNNFKSYFLTNDQGLQLSQNNDQNFLLRQSQHQNQAALHIDIPHSTDPRQFLNFDNYANNAILSDDANAQMMRSNELLESEQYALAMIEKYDNNDNNNENQLENEVEGVVAKPLTRKISKAIGNPPSDGYNWRKYGQKNVKGNNFPRNYYKCTYPNCEAKKKVEYSAEGYAAEIIYKGSHDHPQVNPSSDLVSIYLAQEMAYNLDNEVDNDLRNRRLDQYVATSQMSSSSRSVRQQKWVAQLVSDHEVLDDGYRWRKYGKKIVKGNLKPRDYYMCTHHGCIVKKHVEKEVDDHNRNILLITYEGLHNHGIPTTKHNIDNNLCFPFDHHNQANNLQFETRVDAPTTTNREERFMRFECPNPLNTVRATSISVEQCPRPNLGYRPIIMPYVGIRGPLEPKVEHTQEFNASSSRTQLPMEDNVLQGCDMTVTMAPSQSR; translated from the exons ATGACAGATTTCAACAATTTCAAATCATACTTCTTGACGAATGATCAAGGATTGCAACTCTCACAAAATAATGATCAAAATTTCCTTCTAAGACAGAGTCAACATCAAAATCAAGCCGCACTTCACATTGACATCCCTCACTCCACAGACCCAAGACAGTTTTTGAATTTCGACAACTATGCG AACAATGCAATCCTTTCCGATGATGCAAATGCTCAAATGATGCGTTCCAACGAGCTTCTCGAATCG GAACAATATGCACTAGCTATGATTGAAAAATACGACAATAATGACAACAACAATGAAAATCAACTCGAAAATGAGGTTGAGGGCGTTGTTGCTAAGCCATTGACGAGGAAAATTTCAAAGGCAATCGGGAATCCGCCTTCAGACGGATACAATTGGAGGAAATACGGGCAGAAGAATGTGAAAGGGAACAACTTTCCGAGGAACTACTACAAATGCACATATCCAAATTGTGAGGCGAAGAAGAAGGTCGAATACTCGGCCGAAGGTTATGCCGCAGAAATAATCTATAAGGGCTCGCATGACCACCCCCAAGTTAACCCCTCCAGCGATCTCGTCAGTATCTACTTAGCACAAGAAATGGCCTACAATCTCGATAATGAAGTTGATAATGACTTAAGAAACAG GAGATTGGATCAGTACGTTGCTACTTCTCAAATGAGTTCATCTTCGAGATCTGTTCGTCAACAAAAGTGGGTGGCTCAATTAGTAAGCGACCACGAAGTGCTCGATGATGGATATCGCTGGCGAAAGTATGGGAAAAAGATTGTGAAAGGAAACTTAAAACCAAG GGATTACTATATGTGCACTCATCATGGATGCATTGTGAAGAAGCACGTAGAGAAGGAAGTGGATGATCATAATCGCAACATACTATTGATAACCTACGAAGGCCTCCACAACCATGGAATTCCAACGACAAAGCACAATATTGACAACAATTTGTGCTTTCCATTCGACCATCACAATCAAGCTAATAACTTGCAGTTCGAGACAAGAGTTGATGCACCGACAACGACGAACCGAGAAGAAAGGTTCATGAGATTTGAATGCCCTAATCCTCTCAACACGGTTCGTGCAACATCAATTAGTGTGGAACAATGTCCTCGACCTAACTTGGGTTATCGACCTATCATTATGCCTTATGTTGGCATTCGTGGGCCTCTTGAACCAAAGGTAGAGCACACACAAGAGTTTAATGCTTCCTCCTCGAGGACACAATTGCCTATGGAAGATAATGTTCTCCAAGGATGTGATATGACGGTGACAATGGCACCATCTCAGTCACGTTGA